The DNA window GGAAATTCATCACTTTCAATCTGAGCATCATTTTCCACTATATACTGCACACAAGTAAAGCCACGTTGGGGCTTATCTTCAATGTTAGGAATCAACCAATCACGTCCATACTTCTTTGCATATCTTAATTTCCCACGCCTAATCCATTGCCTGACCGTGACAGGCTCAATTCCAAGCATGGAGGCATATTGCTCAACAGTAAGATAATCGCATTCGACCTTTATTAAAGTGTGTTCCACAGTTGTGGTCATGCTTTTAATCTCATCATTTTCAACTTCAATCTCTTTAGCCTGACTTAAATTCAACTCCATGCTATTCCCTAAAAACTGATATTCATAGAACCACCAAAGTTCTGTCAAAACCGGAAGTTTGCATTTCTTTACTGCTGCAATAAATTTTTCGCAAAGTTTTACTCTGTTTTTTATGACTTCACTTGAATACCCAGACTCTCCATTCTTTTCGTGTTCAAGGTATAACTCTAACGACTTTAAAACATCTTCACGTGTAAACAGCCAGTTTTCACGGAATAGTTCTTCTTTAATGTCCATAAAGAAGCCTCCAATTAAGTAATAGTTTAATAGTATTGTAACGCAACGCTACTAAAATGTCAAACAAATCCAAATACGTATAATTTCCCCAAAAATAATTTTTTGAATTATCTTACTTCTGCAAAATTCTATGTTCAATATCCGTACCCGGCAGTTGGCGATTAAAGGCTTCAAAATTTAAATTGGCCTAGCCTTTTTGCATCTATGTCATGATTACCGAACATTTGTTGCCTTGTTATAAATGGTGGAAGATTAATCGCGGTTGCTGGATGTTATAAAATCCGAGATAAATGAGTTTCGCCGTCACTTATGATACGGTTCCCCCCGCCCGATCTTGCACGCCCGGTACACCTGCTCCAAAAGCATCACCCGGAACAACTGATGCGGAAAGGTCAATTTGGAAAAGCTCAACCGCAGTTTCGCACGGTGAACCAAATCCGCCGCCAGTCCCAGCGAACCCCCGATGACCAAAGTCACCGCTTCCCCGTTCAGATCCCGTTCTCGAAAGAAATCCGCCAACTCCGGCGAGGAAAACTGCTTCCCCGCGACATCCAGAGCCACCAGGTAGTCCCTGGCGTCGATAAAGCGGGCGATGGCCTCGGCCTCTTTCGTCCGAAGCTGCTCCTCCTCGGCCGGGCTCA is part of the Hydrogenispora ethanolica genome and encodes:
- a CDS encoding helix-turn-helix domain-containing protein, whose protein sequence is MDIKEELFRENWLFTREDVLKSLELYLEHEKNGESGYSSEVIKNRVKLCEKFIAAVKKCKLPVLTELWWFYEYQFLGNSMELNLSQAKEIEVENDEIKSMTTTVEHTLIKVECDYLTVEQYASMLGIEPVTVRQWIRRGKLRYAKKYGRDWLIPNIEDKPQRGFTCVQYIVENDAQIESDEFPLLATCDSIAILQDRDNKSKFICYLKNYKTKFHSELELTRSEVERLEHTIIESGKARVDGNIQYIPYIRNLED
- the rlmH gene encoding 23S rRNA (pseudouridine(1915)-N(3))-methyltransferase RlmH, whose protein sequence is MAQVKIIAVGKLKEQYWAAAQAEYLKRLRPYLKLELIEVPDLPGPERMSPAEEEQLRTKEAEAIARFIDARDYLVALDVAGKQFSSPELADFFRERDLNGEAVTLVIGGSLGLAADLVHRAKLRLSFSKLTFPHQLFRVMLLEQVYRACKIGRGEPYHK